Proteins found in one Paenibacillus dendritiformis genomic segment:
- a CDS encoding response regulator has product MDKKKVLIVDDQNGIRVLLMEVFSSEGYSTYQASNGKIALNIVREESPDIVLLDMKIPGMDGLEILKQIKKMEPQMKVIMMTAYGELDMIKEATDLGAIMHFTKPFDIDEMRVAVNMTLQQDHSAANPANMTT; this is encoded by the coding sequence TTGGATAAGAAGAAAGTATTGATAGTCGATGATCAAAACGGTATTCGAGTTCTTCTGATGGAAGTATTCAGCAGTGAAGGGTACTCGACTTACCAAGCTTCCAACGGGAAGATTGCATTGAACATCGTGCGTGAGGAATCTCCGGATATTGTCTTGCTGGACATGAAGATTCCGGGCATGGACGGCTTGGAAATTTTGAAGCAAATTAAGAAGATGGAGCCGCAGATGAAAGTGATTATGATGACAGCCTACGGAGAGCTGGATATGATCAAGGAAGCGACCGATCTCGGCGCGATCATGCATTTTACGAAGCCGTTCGACATTGATGAGATGAGAGTGGCGGTGAACATGACGCTTCAACAGGACCATTCGGCGGCGAACCCGGCGAATATGACGACATGA
- the fba gene encoding class II fructose-1,6-bisphosphate aldolase, whose protein sequence is MPLVSMNEFLPKAKAGKFAVGQFNINNLEFTQAITEAAMEENAPIIFGVSEGALRYMGMEYTVAMAQAAAKKSGLPIALHLDHGSTFEVAMACIRAGFSSVMFDGSHHAYEDNIRLTKEVVKAAHAMGVSVEGELGTIGGVEDDLEVDEASAQLAKPEEAIRFYEETGVDALAIAVGTAHGMYKGEPKLHYDIIEAVASKIPVPVVLHGGSGVPDESIRKAIAAGAGKINVNTENQVACTAAIREALAKDADVIDPRKYLTPARKAMVEVVRGKIRLFGSNNQA, encoded by the coding sequence ATGCCATTAGTTTCGATGAACGAATTCCTGCCAAAAGCAAAAGCGGGCAAATTTGCGGTGGGCCAATTCAACATTAACAACCTAGAATTCACTCAAGCGATTACGGAAGCAGCCATGGAAGAAAATGCGCCAATTATTTTCGGTGTATCCGAAGGGGCATTGCGTTACATGGGAATGGAATATACGGTTGCCATGGCGCAAGCGGCTGCGAAGAAATCCGGCTTGCCAATCGCTTTGCATCTTGACCACGGCAGCACTTTTGAAGTCGCTATGGCTTGTATCCGTGCAGGATTCTCTTCCGTCATGTTCGACGGATCCCATCATGCATACGAAGACAACATTCGCTTGACCAAGGAAGTCGTCAAAGCGGCTCATGCGATGGGCGTATCCGTCGAGGGCGAATTGGGAACTATCGGCGGGGTCGAAGACGACCTGGAAGTGGATGAAGCATCCGCACAGCTGGCTAAGCCGGAAGAAGCGATCCGTTTCTACGAAGAAACGGGCGTAGACGCACTGGCGATTGCGGTAGGTACAGCTCACGGCATGTACAAAGGCGAGCCAAAACTTCATTATGATATCATTGAAGCGGTAGCTTCCAAAATCCCTGTGCCGGTTGTGCTTCATGGCGGTTCCGGGGTGCCTGATGAATCCATCCGCAAGGCAATCGCGGCAGGTGCCGGCAAAATCAACGTGAACACCGAGAACCAAGTTGCTTGTACGGCAGCGATTCGCGAAGCATTGGCGAAGGATGCCGATGTTATCGACCCTCGTAAATATTTGACTCCGGCTCGTAAAGCCATGGTCGAAGTCGTTCGCGGCAAAATTCGCTTGTTCGGCAGCAACAACCAAGCGTAA
- a CDS encoding UDP-N-acetylglucosamine 1-carboxyvinyltransferase: MEKLMISGGRPLRGAVQISGAKNSAVALIPAAILAETEVVLDNLPELSDVATYMEILTELGGQVSWEGSCLRIDPSRMISVPMHNGPVKKLRASYYMMGALLGRFGEATIGMPGGCNFEPRPIDQHIKGFEALGATVTNDHGSVHIYARELRGAKIYLDVVSVGATINIMLAASRAKGTTIIENAAKEPEIIDVATLLNAMGARIKGAGTETIRIEGVDSLRGCTHSIIPDRIQAGTYMIAAAATCGDILIDNVIPKHLEALTAKLEEMGVRVIEGDESLRVIGQPEYNSIDVKALVYPGFPTDLQSPMTSLLTQAKGVSMLTDLVYSSRFKHVPELARMGAKIRVEGRTAVIEGTKLNAAKVRASDLRAGAALVIAGLTVDTDVTEISGVEFIDRGYDHLVSNLRNLGADVWRQVE; this comes from the coding sequence ATGGAGAAGTTAATGATTAGCGGCGGTCGGCCGCTTCGAGGCGCCGTGCAGATCAGCGGTGCCAAAAATAGCGCGGTAGCGCTTATTCCTGCAGCAATCCTTGCGGAGACGGAAGTCGTACTGGATAATTTGCCCGAACTGAGCGATGTCGCCACTTATATGGAGATCTTGACGGAGCTTGGCGGACAGGTTAGCTGGGAAGGTTCCTGTCTGCGCATCGATCCGTCGCGGATGATTTCGGTACCGATGCACAATGGACCCGTTAAAAAACTGCGGGCCTCCTACTATATGATGGGCGCGCTTCTGGGCCGGTTCGGCGAAGCGACCATCGGCATGCCGGGCGGCTGCAATTTCGAGCCTCGCCCAATCGATCAGCACATCAAAGGTTTTGAAGCTCTCGGCGCGACGGTGACGAACGATCACGGATCCGTCCATATTTACGCGCGGGAACTTCGCGGCGCCAAGATCTATTTGGATGTCGTCAGTGTTGGGGCGACCATTAATATTATGCTTGCGGCCTCACGCGCCAAGGGCACTACAATTATTGAAAATGCGGCCAAAGAGCCTGAAATTATAGATGTTGCCACACTGCTTAATGCGATGGGCGCCCGCATCAAGGGAGCGGGCACGGAGACGATCCGCATTGAAGGCGTGGACAGCCTGCGCGGCTGCACGCACTCGATTATTCCGGACCGCATTCAGGCGGGAACGTATATGATTGCGGCTGCGGCCACCTGCGGCGATATTCTGATCGATAATGTTATTCCTAAACATCTGGAAGCCCTTACGGCGAAGCTGGAGGAAATGGGCGTGCGCGTTATCGAGGGCGATGAGTCGCTCCGCGTTATCGGCCAGCCCGAATACAACAGCATCGATGTGAAGGCGCTTGTCTATCCCGGATTTCCGACAGATCTCCAATCCCCGATGACCAGCTTGCTGACGCAAGCCAAAGGGGTGAGCATGCTGACGGATCTCGTATACAGCAGCCGCTTCAAGCATGTCCCGGAATTGGCCCGCATGGGAGCCAAAATACGGGTTGAAGGGCGAACCGCCGTCATCGAAGGCACGAAGCTGAATGCGGCGAAGGTGAGAGCTTCCGATCTGCGTGCCGGTGCCGCGCTCGTCATTGCCGGTTTAACGGTAGATACCGATGTCACGGAGATTTCAGGAGTGGAATTTATCGACCGCGGGTATGATCATCTTGTGTCCAATTTGCGCAATCTTGGCGCTGATGTATGGCGTCAGGTGGAATAA
- the rho gene encoding transcription termination factor Rho: protein MDLQISDLETKKLTELYKLAKEFQIPGYGQLKKKELIFAILRAQAEQGGYMFMEGVLDILPEGFGFLRPINYLPSAEDIYISQSQIRRFDLRTGDVVSGKCRPPKENERYFGLLQINAVNGENPEDAAQRLHFPALTPLYPQKKLVLETSPSRISTRIMDLIAPVGLGQRGLIVAPPKAGKTLLLKEIANSISENNPEIELFVLLIDERPEEVTDMQRSVKGEVVASTFDEVPENHIKVAELVLERALRLVEHKKDVVILLDSITRLARAYNLVIPPSGRTLSGGIDPASFHRPKRFFGSARNIEEGGSLTILATALIETGSRMDDIIYEEFKGTGNMELHLDRKLAERRIFPAIDIRRSGTRREEMLLSKEELDKLWMIRKNMNETPEFIDQFLKKLRDTKTNTEFLATLDTNGNTPTPTRRTRSTSVS, encoded by the coding sequence ATGGATTTACAAATTTCCGATTTGGAAACGAAGAAATTGACCGAATTATACAAGCTGGCGAAGGAGTTCCAAATTCCGGGCTACGGTCAATTGAAGAAAAAAGAATTGATTTTCGCGATTTTGCGCGCGCAAGCGGAGCAGGGCGGCTACATGTTCATGGAGGGCGTCCTTGACATTTTGCCGGAAGGCTTCGGCTTCCTCCGGCCGATCAACTATTTGCCGAGCGCGGAAGATATTTATATCTCGCAGTCGCAAATTCGTAGATTCGATCTGAGAACGGGGGATGTCGTCTCAGGCAAGTGCCGTCCTCCGAAAGAGAACGAGCGCTACTTCGGTCTGTTGCAGATCAATGCCGTGAATGGCGAAAATCCAGAAGATGCCGCGCAACGGCTGCACTTCCCTGCATTAACTCCTCTTTACCCGCAGAAGAAGCTGGTGCTCGAAACTTCCCCATCCCGCATTTCAACACGGATTATGGATTTGATTGCTCCTGTCGGCTTGGGACAGCGCGGCTTGATCGTCGCACCGCCTAAGGCCGGGAAGACGCTTCTCTTAAAAGAAATCGCGAACAGCATCTCGGAGAACAATCCTGAAATTGAGCTGTTCGTGCTTCTGATCGACGAGCGCCCGGAAGAAGTCACCGACATGCAGCGTTCTGTCAAGGGAGAAGTTGTGGCATCCACATTCGATGAAGTGCCTGAAAATCATATCAAGGTCGCCGAGCTGGTGCTTGAGCGTGCGCTTCGCCTTGTGGAGCACAAGAAGGACGTAGTCATCCTGCTGGACAGCATCACCCGGCTGGCACGGGCCTATAACCTGGTCATTCCGCCATCGGGCCGGACGCTGTCGGGCGGTATCGATCCGGCTTCCTTCCATCGTCCGAAGCGATTCTTCGGTTCGGCGCGCAATATCGAGGAAGGCGGCAGCCTGACCATTCTGGCGACGGCACTGATTGAGACTGGGTCGCGCATGGATGATATCATCTACGAGGAATTCAAAGGCACAGGCAACATGGAGCTCCATCTGGATCGCAAATTGGCGGAACGCCGTATTTTCCCGGCCATCGATATCCGACGCTCCGGCACGCGCCGCGAGGAGATGCTGCTGTCGAAGGAAGAGCTCGACAAGCTGTGGATGATTCGGAAAAATATGAACGAAACGCCGGAATTCATCGATCAGTTCCTGAAGAAGCTGCGTGATACGAAAACGA